In Novosphingobium aromaticivorans DSM 12444, the following proteins share a genomic window:
- a CDS encoding reverse transcriptase domain-containing protein, with product MLPDTIERAVRSLPTVIRSGRKVNGLYRLLKSPLLWEHAYQRIAPNKGAMTPGVDGQTFDGFSPDKVRSIIERLANGTYRPQPARRVYIPKANGQKRPLGVPTTEDKLVQEVVRTILEQIYEPLFSRHSHGFRPKRSCHTALESIRAIWTGVKWLIDVDVVGFFDNIDHDVLVSLLEKRIADRRFVRLIRGLLKAGYVEDWVFHKTYSGTPQGGVVSPMLANIYLHELDMFMQAKMAGFDKGKQRSPSPDARRIRNRLSYVRRTVDQLRAKGRGDDPRVTSFLEEIGRLKAERLAVPASDAFDPNYRRLRYCRYADDFIIGVTGSKSEARQIMEEVRTYLSDHLKLAVSAEKSGIHKASDGARFLGYEVRTMTNPNPHKAIFDGRPAVRRGLADRMKLLVPRDRVVRFVNSKEWGDYDSFRPVGRAALRFASDVEIVLAYNAEWRGFANYYAIADDVKRKLNKAGYFALLSCVKTIAGKHRTSARRVFAKLRRGTDFYISYEVGDTTRTIKLWQLKDLQRHTRTWGGIDIPSSAKFVFSRTELVERLNARECERCGSNDQPCEVHHVRRIGELQHAGFSRHMAAARQRKRMVLCSRCHNDVHAGQPTDRQRRTARSRGEPNALKGARSVRRGA from the coding sequence ATGCTGCCAGATACCATTGAGAGGGCCGTCAGATCACTCCCGACCGTCATCAGGTCGGGTCGGAAGGTCAATGGCCTCTATCGCCTGCTGAAAAGCCCGCTCCTCTGGGAGCATGCCTACCAGCGGATCGCCCCGAATAAAGGGGCGATGACGCCCGGAGTTGATGGTCAGACATTCGACGGCTTCTCGCCCGACAAGGTCAGGTCCATCATCGAACGGCTTGCGAACGGGACCTATCGACCTCAACCGGCAAGACGGGTGTATATCCCGAAAGCCAATGGCCAGAAACGGCCACTTGGCGTGCCGACCACGGAAGACAAGTTGGTCCAGGAAGTGGTGCGGACGATCCTCGAGCAAATCTATGAGCCGCTGTTTTCCAGACACTCTCATGGGTTCCGCCCGAAACGTTCATGCCACACGGCGTTGGAATCGATCCGCGCCATCTGGACCGGGGTGAAATGGCTGATCGACGTCGATGTTGTCGGGTTCTTCGACAACATCGATCATGATGTCCTCGTATCCCTGCTCGAAAAACGGATTGCGGATCGTCGCTTCGTGCGGCTCATCCGGGGTCTACTCAAGGCCGGGTATGTCGAAGACTGGGTCTTTCACAAGACCTACAGCGGAACGCCCCAAGGCGGGGTCGTCTCCCCGATGCTGGCGAACATCTACCTGCATGAACTGGATATGTTCATGCAGGCCAAGATGGCTGGCTTCGACAAAGGGAAGCAGCGATCACCATCCCCTGATGCCCGGCGCATCAGGAACCGCCTGTCCTATGTCCGCCGCACAGTGGATCAACTTCGCGCCAAAGGGCGCGGCGACGATCCCAGAGTCACTTCCTTCTTGGAAGAGATCGGTCGGCTCAAGGCGGAACGGCTTGCCGTTCCGGCCAGCGACGCCTTTGATCCGAACTACAGGAGACTGCGCTACTGCCGATACGCCGACGACTTCATCATCGGCGTCACTGGTAGCAAATCGGAAGCACGACAAATCATGGAGGAGGTCAGGACCTACCTGTCCGATCACCTGAAGTTGGCCGTGTCCGCCGAGAAAAGCGGAATCCACAAGGCTTCGGATGGGGCACGGTTCCTCGGATACGAAGTCCGGACCATGACCAATCCCAATCCGCACAAGGCGATCTTCGATGGTCGTCCGGCAGTGCGGCGAGGCTTGGCCGACCGGATGAAACTTCTGGTGCCAAGGGACCGCGTCGTGCGGTTCGTCAACTCAAAGGAATGGGGCGACTACGACAGCTTCAGACCTGTTGGGAGGGCGGCCTTGCGCTTCGCAAGCGATGTGGAAATCGTCCTAGCCTATAACGCCGAATGGCGCGGCTTTGCGAACTATTATGCCATTGCTGACGACGTGAAACGCAAGCTGAACAAGGCAGGTTACTTCGCCTTGCTCTCATGCGTGAAAACCATCGCCGGAAAGCACAGGACATCGGCTCGCAGAGTCTTCGCCAAACTGCGTCGCGGTACGGACTTCTATATCAGCTACGAGGTGGGAGACACCACCCGGACAATAAAACTGTGGCAGTTGAAGGACCTCCAGCGACACACGCGCACCTGGGGCGGGATCGATATCCCTTCCTCAGCAAAGTTCGTGTTCAGCAGGACAGAGCTGGTCGAGCGGCTCAACGCCCGCGAATGCGAGCGTTGCGGTAGCAATGACCAACCTTGTGAGGTTCATCACGTCCGCAGGATCGGCGAATTGCAGCATGCCGGGTTCAGTCGCCATATGGCGGCCGCCCGTCAGCGTAAACGCATGGTCTTGTGCTCCCGCTGCCACAACGATGTCCATGCCGGACAGCCGACCGACCGCCAACGGCGGACAGCACGCAGTCGTGGAGAGCCGAATGCGCTGAAAGGTGCACGTTCGGTTCGGAGGGGGGCCTAG
- a CDS encoding zincin-like metallopeptidase domain-containing protein, with protein MFSPRHCGPTLPSQIDGLPAHYYPEPPDPTAIGELSVGVRDFLDAIPIRVVHGGDSAHYSPGTDTVTLPNPSAFHSIEAYFSTRCHELGHATGAAKRLNRQFGKRFGDDAYAFEEIVALSGQSAPCLTHH; from the coding sequence ATGTTCTCTCCGAGACATTGCGGGCCTACCCTACCGTCGCAGATCGATGGGCTGCCGGCGCACTACTACCCAGAGCCTCCCGATCCGACCGCGATCGGCGAGCTGTCGGTCGGAGTGCGCGATTTTCTCGATGCGATCCCGATCCGCGTCGTCCATGGCGGCGATAGCGCGCACTATTCGCCGGGGACCGATACGGTCACCCTGCCTAACCCTTCCGCGTTCCACTCGATCGAGGCCTACTTCTCGACCCGTTGCCATGAGCTTGGCCACGCCACCGGCGCTGCCAAGCGGCTCAACCGCCAGTTCGGCAAGCGCTTCGGCGACGATGCCTATGCCTTCGAAGAGATCGTGGCATTATCTGGACAGTCTGCACCGTGCCTGACGCACCATTGA
- a CDS encoding tyrosine-type recombinase/integrase, protein MDTSETLIVIQERRAADGLDSYIPVILRGGEIYDPDLDRYFLDLPLNGARSRHSLRAHGYDVLVWVRFLASARGKSVWQADTDDVGAYHRARRRSDAEFRVSASTWNRAIASLDKLYRWAEREGLIERTPFTHRQVWRSSHGGRRAAVTGRNDAYERAARRSDVRFIDLTDYRAFREVGLRGLTVEGTERPGARDRNGARNALFADLLVTTGLRLEEASFLLAAEIPVGGARAERQRRVELPAALTKGDRGRGILLPRRLLPMFDAYIAVERAAAVAKFARRRGWEAIDRPIFIHRPSFGLRALQLVGGGTMDMEVVTPDERARLVICADDGTPCEAAVLWLTEVGHPVLPNSWEAIFARASRRSMDAGIPVRVSPHQLRHSFAVHMLAMLIQRRLAEAAAPVGAMEGYRQLVGDPLQQVQRLLGHSSLATTSIYLDHLATRADTIDAAVEELLALVPGYLPS, encoded by the coding sequence GTGGATACTTCAGAGACGCTGATCGTCATTCAGGAACGCCGGGCGGCGGATGGCCTGGACTCCTACATCCCGGTAATCCTGCGAGGTGGAGAGATCTACGATCCAGACCTCGACCGCTACTTCCTCGATCTGCCGTTGAACGGGGCGCGTTCGCGCCATTCGCTGCGCGCCCACGGTTATGATGTCCTGGTCTGGGTTCGCTTCCTCGCCTCCGCGCGCGGCAAGTCTGTCTGGCAAGCCGATACCGATGATGTCGGTGCGTATCATCGGGCACGTCGGCGTAGTGACGCTGAGTTCCGGGTTTCGGCGTCGACATGGAACCGGGCGATTGCCTCGCTCGACAAGCTTTATCGATGGGCCGAGCGGGAAGGCCTGATCGAGCGCACACCATTTACCCACCGTCAGGTCTGGCGAAGTTCGCACGGAGGGCGTCGAGCGGCCGTCACGGGCCGCAACGACGCCTATGAACGCGCGGCCCGTCGGTCCGATGTTCGCTTCATCGATCTCACCGATTACCGCGCCTTCCGCGAGGTCGGCCTGCGCGGCCTGACCGTAGAGGGAACCGAGCGTCCTGGAGCACGTGACCGCAATGGCGCGCGCAATGCGCTGTTCGCCGATCTGCTGGTCACCACCGGCCTGCGCCTCGAAGAGGCATCCTTTCTGCTCGCCGCCGAGATTCCGGTTGGCGGCGCCCGCGCGGAACGGCAGCGGCGGGTCGAACTTCCGGCGGCACTCACCAAGGGGGACAGGGGGCGTGGCATATTGCTGCCGCGCCGTTTGTTGCCGATGTTTGACGCCTATATTGCCGTGGAGCGAGCCGCAGCCGTCGCCAAGTTCGCAAGGCGCCGTGGCTGGGAAGCCATCGACCGCCCGATCTTCATACACCGCCCCTCATTCGGGCTGCGCGCATTGCAGCTGGTTGGCGGTGGCACGATGGATATGGAGGTCGTCACACCGGATGAACGCGCAAGGCTTGTTATTTGCGCTGACGATGGCACGCCCTGCGAAGCAGCGGTGCTCTGGCTGACCGAGGTCGGGCATCCGGTGCTTCCCAACTCGTGGGAAGCGATCTTCGCGCGGGCGAGCCGCCGCTCCATGGATGCCGGCATCCCCGTCCGGGTCAGCCCCCATCAGCTCAGGCATTCGTTCGCGGTCCACATGCTGGCCATGCTGATCCAGCGCCGCCTTGCCGAGGCGGCGGCACCGGTGGGCGCTATGGAAGGTTATCGCCAGTTGGTCGGCGATCCGCTTCAGCAAGTCCAGCGACTGCTCGGCCATTCAAGCCTCGCCACGACCTCGATCTATCTCGATCACCTCGCCACGCGTGCCGATACCATCGATGCGGCGGTCGAAGAACTGTTGGCACTCGTACCGGGCTATCTTCCATCATGA